From a single Nitrospira sp. genomic region:
- a CDS encoding phosphatase PAP2 family protein, which yields MSLDETLFLAINGLAGQSAAVDDFFLQLGHRSTLYLPGACAIAYWIWSNRREALLGGPVLGAAVGLTDFVGGQLKWIFERVRPCRALTDAVKIEASGCGGLFSFPSNHAANTAALAAFLHVLYPRSGWITWPIVAFVGFSRVFIGAHYVTDVLGGWMLGGVIGGGAAWALLQWPRFRKKLESVVTPIGKVEARS from the coding sequence ATGAGTCTGGACGAAACGCTCTTCCTGGCGATTAACGGATTGGCAGGCCAGTCAGCGGCCGTGGACGACTTTTTCCTGCAACTGGGACATCGCAGCACGCTCTATCTTCCGGGTGCTTGTGCCATCGCCTATTGGATCTGGAGCAACCGACGAGAGGCGCTGTTGGGCGGTCCGGTTCTGGGAGCAGCCGTCGGGCTCACCGATTTCGTTGGTGGACAGCTCAAATGGATCTTTGAACGAGTTCGACCCTGTCGGGCGCTCACCGACGCGGTGAAGATCGAGGCGAGCGGCTGTGGGGGGTTGTTCAGTTTCCCATCGAACCACGCCGCCAATACCGCAGCGCTCGCAGCATTCCTCCACGTCTTATACCCCAGGTCGGGCTGGATCACCTGGCCCATTGTGGCATTCGTCGGTTTCTCCCGCGTGTTTATCGGCGCGCATTATGTGACGGACGTCCTCGGTGGGTGGATGCTCGGAGGAGTGATCGGCGGAGGAGCGGCGTGGGCCCTGCTGCAATGGCCGAGGTTCCGGAAGAAGTTGGAGTCGGTCGTCACGCCTATTGGAAAAGTTGAAGCCAGATCGTGA
- a CDS encoding 3-deoxy-7-phosphoheptulonate synthase → MNRPIDNQHVIEIKALPSPRAIKTKLPITDQAGALVVETREAIRRILHGQDRDRLLVIVGPCSIHDPEAAYEYAAKLKPVADALRDRFLIVMRTYFEKPRTTVGWKGLINDPRLDGTCDIATGVELARAILLKINQSGLPCGTELLDPISPQYVADLISWAAIGARTTESQTHREMASGVSMPVGFKNGTEGSFQVAVNAMISARAPHHFVGINADGQTAIIKTMGNPDRHIVLRGGGGRTNYEAEHVARAEAAVACEGIARPIMVDCSHDNSSKDHTRQSLVAHEVLRQFREGRQTIMGLMLESNLNPGKQAWKEGVALQHGVSITDACLGWNETEQLLNELAAAITPKPVS, encoded by the coding sequence ATGAATAGACCGATCGACAATCAACACGTTATTGAGATTAAGGCGCTCCCCTCCCCTCGCGCCATCAAGACGAAACTGCCTATCACGGATCAGGCCGGTGCCCTCGTTGTTGAAACCAGAGAAGCGATTCGCCGGATCCTCCATGGCCAAGACCGAGACCGACTCCTTGTCATCGTGGGCCCTTGCTCTATCCATGACCCCGAGGCCGCCTATGAATATGCCGCCAAGCTGAAGCCTGTTGCTGATGCCTTGCGCGACCGCTTTTTGATCGTGATGAGGACCTACTTTGAAAAACCGCGAACCACGGTTGGGTGGAAAGGTCTCATCAACGACCCTCGTCTTGATGGAACCTGTGACATCGCGACCGGGGTCGAATTAGCGAGGGCAATTCTCCTCAAGATCAATCAATCGGGGCTTCCCTGTGGAACGGAGTTGCTTGATCCCATCAGTCCTCAATACGTCGCCGACCTCATCAGTTGGGCGGCAATCGGTGCCCGAACCACTGAGAGTCAGACGCATCGAGAAATGGCCAGCGGTGTCTCCATGCCCGTCGGGTTCAAGAATGGGACCGAAGGCAGCTTTCAGGTGGCCGTCAATGCCATGATTTCTGCCCGTGCTCCCCATCACTTTGTCGGCATCAATGCCGACGGCCAAACGGCGATCATCAAGACCATGGGGAATCCTGATCGTCATATTGTGCTTCGCGGTGGAGGAGGGAGAACCAACTACGAAGCCGAACACGTGGCCCGAGCGGAGGCCGCCGTCGCCTGCGAAGGCATCGCACGACCGATCATGGTCGACTGTTCGCACGACAATTCTAGTAAGGATCATACCCGCCAAAGCTTGGTCGCCCATGAGGTTCTCCGACAGTTCCGCGAAGGCCGTCAGACCATCATGGGATTGATGCTTGAAAGCAACCTGAACCCCGGCAAACAGGCGTGGAAAGAAGGGGTGGCCCTTCAGCATGGTGTCTCCATTACCGATGCCTGTCTCGGCTGGAACGAAACCGAACAGTTATTGAATGAACTCGCCGCTGCCATCACACCCAAGCCCGTCTCTTAA
- a CDS encoding TonB-dependent receptor, with protein sequence MGQLRRIGLWGLVVGVIVASALVGAEISEATEIEQEVAQEVEVPVVEVRDQAIKTTGTGTLHLEQASPSASRLGLSIREIPASVEIVDQTLLQERGLRTISEAVEGATGVTVGDSPGNPANFSMRGFTNNQLRLLYDGLMTGPASMTSRPRDTWNLERIEILKGPASVLYGEGALGGAINFVTKRPMRSDQVTVDALLSYGTFNTLRAAAGSGGPLRWDNLHYRVDLSYQTSDSFSGIQRTPYTYWNMTSALLYDVTPRLNFEVSFDVSHDRSVPYWGTPLVPGSFAGASAIPDVVSTRTGQTTDARFFRQNFNVVDANMSSTTYWAKLKANWQPTDTIQIRNQGYYYWAGRDWQNAETYQFNIGTQLIDRDRFFVQHDQYILGDRLELQVNEPILDHKNRFVVGVDFSHLHLNRPSFFSSGDSVDPLALPSGSFGSIVSAEQRSTITTSAIFAENQFSVTDSLKLVGGMRFDHIDLNRKLFNNAGVFNQAASFERDFQPVTWRVGAVYDLLPTLTLYGHYATAADPVGTNLFIVRAAENFDLATGAQWEVGLKQSLWNNRAEWTVAYFDIFRKNILTQTSLLAAENVGRQTSKGFELSAAVRPTDAWRIQGNLTFLSAEFEAFSEQTGGNLVSHDGNRPPNVPQTVANLWSQYRIPFVIPFDLGAAFRYVGPRFADNANAVRLHSYTTADVWVSIPYKNFTLTIRGRNLADKIYAIWADPFYPSQVLLGAPRTMEVMLTARF encoded by the coding sequence GTGGGTCAGTTGCGTCGTATTGGTCTGTGGGGCCTTGTTGTGGGAGTCATCGTTGCGAGCGCCCTTGTGGGGGCTGAAATATCAGAGGCTACTGAAATAGAGCAGGAAGTCGCGCAGGAAGTCGAAGTGCCGGTCGTTGAGGTTCGTGATCAGGCGATTAAGACTACTGGCACCGGCACGTTGCATTTAGAGCAAGCGAGTCCGTCGGCGAGTCGGCTGGGGTTGTCGATTCGAGAAATCCCCGCCAGCGTGGAAATCGTGGATCAGACGTTGTTGCAGGAGCGGGGCTTACGAACGATCTCCGAAGCGGTGGAGGGCGCCACCGGCGTGACCGTGGGGGATTCCCCGGGCAATCCGGCCAATTTCTCCATGCGAGGCTTCACCAATAATCAGCTCCGGTTGCTCTACGACGGACTAATGACCGGACCGGCGTCGATGACGTCTCGCCCTCGCGACACCTGGAATCTCGAGCGCATTGAGATTCTCAAAGGTCCTGCCTCGGTTCTCTACGGCGAAGGCGCGCTCGGCGGCGCGATCAACTTCGTGACCAAGCGACCGATGCGGAGTGATCAGGTCACGGTCGACGCGTTGTTGTCGTACGGCACGTTCAATACACTGCGCGCAGCGGCGGGCAGTGGCGGACCGCTGCGCTGGGACAACCTGCACTATCGCGTCGATCTGAGCTACCAGACTTCCGATAGCTTCAGTGGCATTCAACGCACGCCGTACACCTATTGGAATATGACCAGCGCCCTGCTGTATGACGTCACGCCACGCTTGAATTTCGAGGTGTCGTTCGACGTCAGTCATGACCGCAGCGTCCCCTATTGGGGCACGCCGCTGGTCCCCGGCAGCTTTGCCGGTGCTTCAGCCATTCCTGACGTAGTGAGCACGCGAACAGGCCAAACCACTGATGCGCGGTTCTTCCGTCAGAATTTCAATGTCGTCGATGCCAACATGAGTTCGACGACCTACTGGGCCAAGCTGAAAGCAAACTGGCAACCGACCGACACGATCCAGATCCGCAACCAGGGCTACTACTATTGGGCCGGGCGAGACTGGCAGAATGCCGAAACGTACCAATTCAATATCGGTACGCAGTTGATCGATCGGGATCGGTTCTTTGTCCAGCATGACCAGTATATTCTCGGCGATCGGCTGGAACTGCAAGTCAACGAGCCGATCCTCGATCACAAAAATCGGTTCGTCGTCGGGGTGGATTTCAGCCACCTGCATCTGAATCGCCCGAGTTTCTTCAGCTCAGGAGACAGTGTTGATCCGTTGGCGCTTCCGTCCGGCTCGTTTGGGTCGATCGTCTCGGCGGAACAGCGCTCCACCATCACCACGAGCGCCATCTTCGCCGAAAACCAGTTCAGTGTGACGGACTCGTTGAAACTGGTCGGTGGGATGCGGTTCGACCATATCGATCTCAATCGGAAGCTGTTCAACAACGCGGGGGTGTTCAACCAGGCGGCCAGTTTTGAGCGAGATTTCCAGCCGGTGACCTGGCGAGTCGGCGCTGTGTATGACCTGCTCCCGACGCTGACGTTGTACGGGCACTATGCGACGGCGGCGGATCCGGTCGGCACGAACCTCTTCATTGTACGAGCGGCGGAGAACTTCGATTTGGCCACCGGAGCACAGTGGGAGGTGGGCCTGAAGCAAAGTCTCTGGAACAATCGCGCCGAGTGGACCGTGGCCTACTTTGACATCTTCCGCAAGAATATCCTGACGCAAACGTCGTTGCTGGCTGCGGAGAATGTCGGGCGGCAAACCTCGAAAGGCTTCGAGTTGAGCGCCGCCGTGCGTCCGACCGACGCGTGGCGGATCCAGGGGAACCTGACGTTTCTGTCGGCCGAGTTTGAGGCCTTCTCCGAGCAGACCGGCGGCAATCTGGTCTCGCATGATGGCAATCGGCCGCCGAACGTCCCCCAGACGGTGGCAAATCTCTGGAGTCAGTACCGGATCCCGTTCGTGATCCCGTTCGACCTGGGGGCGGCGTTCCGCTATGTGGGCCCGCGTTTCGCAGACAACGCCAATGCGGTGCGTTTGCACAGCTACACCACCGCGGATGTGTGGGTCTCGATTCCCTATAAGAATTTCACCCTCACCATCCGTGGGCGGAATCTGGCGGACAAGATCTATGCGATTTGGGCGGATCCGTTCTACCCGAGTCAGGTGCTGCTCGGTGCGCCACGGACCATGGAAGTCATGCTGACCGCGCGCTTCTAG
- a CDS encoding zinc ribbon domain-containing protein, with the protein MPIYEYVAEYCVESLYCPKRFAFRQSMNAPPVEACPRCGTELRRILSSFSAGVDLAAHMAGLSDLPADSLAPPATLKNMFGGGLGDLGCGHHHPDGPPIVESCRHRCGNEQGSDGR; encoded by the coding sequence ATGCCCATCTATGAATATGTGGCCGAGTATTGCGTGGAGTCGCTGTACTGTCCGAAACGGTTTGCATTTCGGCAATCGATGAATGCTCCTCCGGTTGAGGCATGTCCTCGTTGTGGAACGGAACTGAGGCGGATTCTGTCGTCTTTTTCGGCGGGAGTTGACCTGGCCGCGCATATGGCGGGCCTATCGGATCTGCCTGCGGATTCACTGGCCCCACCGGCCACGTTAAAGAACATGTTCGGTGGCGGACTCGGTGATCTGGGGTGCGGGCATCATCATCCTGATGGTCCACCAATCGTGGAGTCATGTCGTCACCGCTGTGGAAATGAACAGGGATCTGATGGTCGGTGA
- the rpmB gene encoding 50S ribosomal protein L28, whose product MGHYCQVTGKKPVSGNNVSHANNKTRRRFLPNLQRKRYFLPDENRWITLSVSAHGMKIIDKRGLARVLSDMRAAGEKI is encoded by the coding sequence ATGGGACACTATTGTCAGGTGACCGGGAAGAAGCCGGTATCGGGAAACAACGTGAGCCATGCCAACAACAAGACGAGACGGCGATTTCTGCCGAATCTGCAGCGGAAGCGCTACTTTCTCCCGGATGAAAACCGCTGGATCACGCTCTCGGTCTCTGCGCATGGCATGAAGATCATCGACAAACGAGGCCTGGCCCGAGTGCTTTCAGACATGCGGGCGGCCGGAGAAAAGATTTAG
- a CDS encoding TonB-dependent receptor codes for MRYPFVKGLLRKAIVVIACVAAWVAYLDAQAQANDQPPVITGIVQNQDLRRVPQAVIEVKNQDGDLVSSAVSNEAGEFKLSVPESGTYSVSAVQETYRSEYIVLTLGEESPKPVILTLSLTKEVSLEVVSPLPPIQTKASSETYSLSRKDIDILPRGNNNDLHDVLLTIPGAAYGSLKQVHVRQDHANLQLRIDGVPIPDTVSSTFSDVISPRAWERADIVLGGMEANVGNKTAALIDITTKSGTKPGFGSVQMFGGSNKTINPSFEYGGTIGEKFRYYFFNSHTATNRGIEPPTLGHSIFHGQSERNQTMFRGDYQYDNNNNITLLFLNSIAKYQIPTSPGLEVNPTILGLLPGGFTPVPSQMVDENQKENNQYGHLVWRHDINTRNFFSLAGYFRHTRATFRTDPLNVLAYVPEVEEPFSAGSQDRIGYSGGVRMDYTYVHSKEHLIKAGFQIDRTQAINKTRLFTFLDDGIGNPTGGVINAGGDNRLIGWRQEFWIQDQWTPNEHWTFNLGVRADVVQYQRNEGQISPRVGVTYRYNPAHAFHAFYGRMFTPPNLERLALAGLNTEGTKAHPEETTDNLPRAERAHYFQIGSVHALTDWATLQLTGYYKLANYLSDAHQLGSTPLLNYIAFERGWTRGADAALKVWFMENLTGRANIAWGQCKGYGLQSGHNLVHEEELVDINSRSGVHCDHQQTLTASGILSYRLLERTTLTGQVLFASGLRTAEEGAKTNSSHSPTYTIYNFSISHVIPLPWHGQKFLIGFDIVNALDQKYFINQGEGSIGLGVSHAGMPRSFFFRGQWFF; via the coding sequence ATGAGGTACCCGTTTGTGAAGGGTCTGTTACGGAAGGCAATTGTCGTGATCGCCTGCGTCGCTGCTTGGGTGGCCTATTTGGACGCGCAGGCGCAAGCGAATGATCAGCCGCCAGTGATCACAGGGATTGTCCAAAATCAAGATCTTCGGCGAGTCCCGCAAGCCGTGATCGAAGTGAAAAATCAAGACGGTGACCTTGTGTCATCCGCGGTCTCAAATGAAGCCGGTGAATTCAAGCTCTCAGTGCCGGAGAGCGGGACATATTCAGTGAGCGCGGTGCAAGAGACCTATCGGAGTGAATACATTGTGTTGACCCTGGGGGAGGAGTCACCCAAGCCGGTGATACTGACGCTGTCATTGACGAAGGAGGTGTCGCTTGAAGTGGTGTCTCCCTTACCGCCTATTCAAACCAAGGCGTCCAGCGAGACCTACTCACTCAGCCGGAAGGACATCGATATTCTTCCGCGAGGCAACAATAATGACTTACACGACGTGCTACTGACGATCCCAGGTGCGGCCTATGGATCGTTGAAGCAGGTCCATGTCAGGCAGGACCATGCGAATCTCCAGCTCAGGATCGATGGGGTGCCGATTCCTGACACGGTCTCCTCGACGTTTTCTGATGTGATTTCGCCACGGGCGTGGGAGCGAGCCGACATTGTGTTGGGGGGGATGGAGGCCAATGTGGGAAATAAAACGGCTGCGCTCATCGACATCACGACGAAGAGCGGCACGAAGCCTGGATTTGGGTCGGTCCAAATGTTCGGCGGGTCGAATAAAACGATCAACCCGTCGTTCGAGTATGGAGGCACGATCGGCGAGAAGTTTCGCTATTATTTTTTCAACAGCCATACGGCGACGAATCGAGGGATTGAGCCGCCGACTCTTGGACATTCCATTTTTCACGGGCAGAGTGAGCGAAACCAGACGATGTTTCGTGGCGACTATCAGTACGACAATAACAATAACATTACCCTGTTGTTCTTGAACTCCATCGCAAAATATCAGATTCCGACGTCCCCTGGACTGGAAGTGAATCCGACGATTCTCGGCTTGTTACCCGGAGGATTTACGCCGGTGCCGTCGCAAATGGTAGATGAGAATCAGAAGGAAAATAACCAATATGGCCACCTGGTGTGGCGGCACGATATCAACACCCGAAACTTTTTCAGCTTGGCAGGGTATTTCCGTCACACCAGAGCGACATTTCGGACAGATCCGTTGAATGTTCTCGCCTATGTGCCGGAGGTAGAAGAACCCTTCTCGGCCGGGAGCCAAGATCGTATCGGCTATTCAGGTGGCGTGCGCATGGATTACACCTATGTCCACAGCAAGGAACACTTGATCAAGGCCGGGTTCCAGATCGATCGGACCCAGGCGATCAACAAGACGAGATTGTTTACCTTTCTCGATGATGGCATAGGAAACCCGACCGGAGGCGTCATCAACGCCGGCGGCGACAATCGGCTTATCGGGTGGCGACAGGAGTTCTGGATTCAGGATCAGTGGACGCCGAACGAACACTGGACTTTCAATCTCGGTGTTCGCGCCGATGTCGTCCAGTATCAGCGTAACGAGGGGCAGATCAGCCCACGAGTCGGTGTCACGTACCGCTATAATCCAGCCCATGCGTTCCACGCGTTTTATGGACGCATGTTTACCCCCCCGAATCTCGAGAGGCTTGCCTTGGCCGGCTTGAATACAGAGGGCACGAAAGCGCATCCGGAAGAGACCACCGACAATCTTCCGCGGGCTGAGCGGGCCCATTACTTTCAAATCGGCAGCGTTCATGCCCTCACGGATTGGGCGACCCTCCAGCTCACGGGGTATTATAAGCTTGCCAATTATCTCTCGGACGCACACCAGTTAGGCTCGACTCCCTTGCTGAACTATATTGCTTTTGAACGGGGGTGGACCAGGGGTGCCGACGCCGCCCTCAAAGTCTGGTTCATGGAAAATCTGACGGGTCGTGCCAATATTGCCTGGGGACAGTGCAAGGGGTATGGCTTGCAGTCCGGGCACAATCTGGTGCACGAAGAGGAACTTGTGGATATCAATTCCCGCAGCGGTGTCCATTGCGATCACCAGCAGACGCTGACGGCCTCAGGAATCCTGAGTTATCGGTTGCTCGAGCGGACCACCCTTACCGGGCAAGTGTTGTTTGCGTCAGGACTGCGGACGGCAGAAGAAGGCGCCAAGACCAACTCGAGTCATAGTCCGACCTACACGATCTATAACTTTTCGATCAGCCATGTCATCCCATTGCCATGGCATGGTCAGAAGTTCTTGATCGGGTTCGATATCGTGAATGCGTTGGACCAAAAGTATTTCATCAACCAGGGCGAAGGGAGTATTGGGCTCGGTGTGTCCCATGCCGGCATGCCGCGGTCCTTTTTCTTTCGCGGGCAATGGTTCTTCTGA
- the rpmG gene encoding 50S ribosomal protein L33 yields MREVIAVACIGCESPGKSVYWTTKNKKNDPDRIEVKKYCSFCRKHAVHKEKR; encoded by the coding sequence ATGCGTGAAGTGATTGCCGTCGCCTGTATTGGCTGCGAATCGCCGGGCAAGTCGGTCTATTGGACGACGAAGAATAAGAAAAATGATCCGGATCGGATCGAAGTGAAGAAATATTGTTCTTTCTGCCGGAAGCATGCGGTGCACAAGGAAAAACGGTAA
- a CDS encoding energy transducer TonB, with amino-acid sequence MNLLDGTMPLNIRQMVSVCALCVLLSPAAAFAAAGDEATHESDHEEDVLELPEVHVHGLTLNKDQQLGPVAKSTPWPGIPASLNGQEIDDWMKVRLLVSKQAKVSVVVLEPCKHRELTAAGVHALGKWTFDPQMSGDDPVDGELTVRIHFRTR; translated from the coding sequence ATGAATCTATTGGACGGGACCATGCCTTTGAATATCAGACAGATGGTGTCGGTCTGTGCGCTGTGTGTGCTACTGAGCCCCGCCGCTGCATTCGCAGCGGCGGGGGATGAGGCCACGCATGAGAGCGATCACGAGGAGGATGTACTTGAGCTGCCTGAGGTACATGTTCACGGACTCACGCTCAATAAGGACCAGCAATTAGGCCCGGTTGCCAAGTCGACGCCTTGGCCCGGTATTCCTGCGTCCCTCAATGGTCAAGAGATCGATGATTGGATGAAGGTTCGTCTCTTGGTGTCCAAACAGGCGAAGGTCAGCGTGGTTGTGCTGGAGCCCTGCAAGCATCGTGAGTTGACCGCTGCTGGGGTTCATGCACTCGGCAAATGGACCTTCGATCCACAAATGAGCGGCGATGATCCGGTGGACGGCGAGCTGACCGTCAGAATTCATTTCCGCACGCGGTAA
- a CDS encoding energy transducer TonB, whose protein sequence is MSLPQTVEESQNAVGDEAQEPQSSHVQSAGADDHLVDGSSDPFTQAKLQSSIVANASTLEARADFNWLMRMLWSRVSEMKRYPHEARMNQWEGRVIVRAVINAQGQLLDASVAMGSGYEVLDLAALEAIKESCPLTLSQPLGRERIVLRIPIQYKLSS, encoded by the coding sequence GTGTCGCTTCCTCAGACCGTAGAAGAATCACAGAACGCTGTAGGTGATGAGGCTCAAGAACCTCAATCCTCCCATGTTCAATCAGCCGGTGCAGATGATCACCTTGTTGACGGTTCATCAGATCCGTTCACTCAAGCCAAGTTGCAATCCTCAATCGTCGCGAATGCAAGCACATTAGAGGCAAGGGCTGATTTTAACTGGTTGATGCGGATGCTCTGGAGTCGTGTGTCAGAAATGAAGCGCTATCCGCATGAGGCTCGAATGAATCAGTGGGAGGGACGCGTGATCGTGCGGGCTGTGATCAATGCACAGGGCCAATTGCTTGATGCCTCTGTGGCAATGGGGTCCGGATATGAGGTGCTGGATCTTGCCGCTCTTGAAGCCATAAAGGAATCCTGCCCTCTGACCCTCTCCCAGCCGCTAGGGCGGGAGCGAATCGTTCTGCGGATTCCGATTCAATACAAGTTGAGTTCGTAG
- a CDS encoding helix-turn-helix domain-containing protein, producing MGDLRPERLLRVDEAAKILNVSRWTVYRWVEAGRLGGTRLGAGSLRIFSQTVAALIDLHCVGAGQATSTNGLIPLHPFKRQSIILRYVDADRSRL from the coding sequence ATGGGCGATTTGCGGCCAGAGAGACTGCTTCGCGTGGACGAAGCCGCGAAGATTCTGAATGTGAGCCGCTGGACGGTGTATCGCTGGGTTGAGGCTGGACGTCTGGGCGGTACGCGCTTGGGCGCCGGCAGCTTGAGAATCTTTAGTCAGACGGTGGCGGCATTGATCGATCTCCACTGTGTGGGTGCGGGGCAGGCCACAAGCACCAATGGCTTGATCCCACTGCATCCGTTCAAGAGGCAATCGATCATCCTCCGATATGTGGATGCTGACAGAAGTCGGCTGTGA
- a CDS encoding GTP-binding protein has protein sequence MMAKLSVIAVSGFFGSGKTTVVNRLARELNPARTAVITNDLSGLTAGVDLFGGKHYLRGEALVELMAECPRCSLRQHVAEAIVRLSGLGRYDTIVIENSGSADPLLITNVFDADGAEGAAVSAVARLDHLVTVVDAERFWEDYESGDNLHERGLGTGPDDARTIAELLADQLECSTTLVLNKCDRVTPAERQRLERFLRRVNPDAMCVTAAQGRLDPLSLKASCPRVGAAQDLQPGWMHLLSGAWLPEDEHEDGTFVYRAKRPFHPFRFWMLMQEEWSGVQRSKGYFWVASQPKTCYMWSQAGANCLYERLGRWWMAIADHHWPKEEAALQELRKVWDLEFGDRRIELAFIGEEIDRVDLKLRLDACLLTRAELTLDEELWRAFRDPFKKLTWEKRHIRSERHDLLPEEEG, from the coding sequence ATGATGGCTAAGCTGAGCGTTATCGCGGTGTCGGGTTTCTTCGGGTCGGGCAAGACCACCGTTGTGAATCGCCTCGCGAGAGAATTGAATCCGGCCCGGACGGCGGTCATCACGAACGACCTGAGTGGATTAACGGCTGGGGTCGATCTGTTTGGCGGAAAGCACTATCTTCGAGGCGAAGCACTCGTCGAGTTAATGGCTGAGTGTCCCCGCTGTTCGTTGCGCCAGCATGTCGCGGAAGCCATCGTGCGCCTGTCCGGACTTGGGCGGTACGACACCATCGTGATTGAAAACTCCGGTAGTGCGGATCCGCTGTTGATCACCAATGTCTTCGATGCGGATGGGGCCGAAGGGGCTGCTGTGTCGGCCGTCGCGCGTCTCGACCATTTGGTGACGGTCGTCGATGCGGAGCGGTTCTGGGAGGATTACGAATCCGGAGACAATCTCCACGAGCGTGGCCTTGGGACGGGGCCAGACGATGCGCGAACCATCGCCGAACTGCTTGCGGATCAACTGGAATGCAGCACGACGCTCGTGCTGAACAAGTGCGATCGCGTGACGCCGGCGGAGCGGCAGCGTCTTGAGCGGTTTCTTCGGCGGGTCAACCCCGATGCGATGTGCGTGACGGCTGCTCAGGGCCGGCTCGATCCCTTGTCCCTGAAGGCCTCCTGTCCTCGCGTAGGTGCGGCACAAGACCTACAACCGGGGTGGATGCATCTGTTGAGCGGCGCCTGGCTGCCAGAAGACGAGCATGAAGATGGAACGTTCGTCTATCGGGCGAAACGACCGTTCCATCCGTTTCGCTTCTGGATGTTGATGCAAGAGGAATGGTCGGGTGTCCAGCGATCCAAAGGCTATTTCTGGGTCGCCTCACAACCGAAGACTTGTTACATGTGGTCGCAGGCCGGTGCCAACTGCCTCTATGAACGGTTGGGCCGGTGGTGGATGGCGATTGCAGATCACCATTGGCCGAAGGAGGAAGCCGCGCTCCAAGAACTGCGCAAGGTGTGGGACCTCGAGTTCGGGGATCGCCGGATTGAACTGGCTTTCATCGGCGAAGAGATCGATCGCGTCGACTTGAAATTGCGTCTGGATGCCTGCCTGTTGACCAGAGCGGAGCTTACTCTGGACGAAGAGCTGTGGCGTGCCTTTCGCGATCCATTCAAGAAGCTGACGTGGGAAAAGCGGCACATACGCTCAGAGCGGCACGACTTGTTGCCGGAGGAAGAGGGTTGA
- a CDS encoding GTP-binding protein, with product MTSSPVPFYILCGSLGAGKTTLLMRLLEHWKAQGRRAGVLMNEAGSVSIDGPRAGTLAEQVMNLAGGCVCCDTKEDLSWGIAQLVRDHGSDVLILECSGLADPAEVVDAVTDAYTARLAVLERVIALLHPVSTEESHSSAYVTTQAIRCADELILNKRDLYVPGHWEGFRSSIIEQNPYARLWETSHARLDAAALLAPHSSIKPTAPTNVMFGTTRPTSVQRAAYHPIATTVPLPGPLNRRRFLAWMKTIPKQLERAKGYFRFGKEPELQEFQYALPGQSTITPVTLLDEPTSALVLIGRGYDVDRLRGGLLATLEEPSPPE from the coding sequence ATGACTTCATCGCCTGTTCCCTTCTATATTCTCTGCGGCTCCCTCGGTGCCGGCAAGACCACATTGTTGATGCGGCTGCTGGAACATTGGAAAGCCCAAGGCCGACGAGCCGGCGTGCTGATGAACGAGGCCGGATCGGTCAGTATTGATGGTCCTCGCGCCGGGACACTCGCTGAGCAGGTGATGAACCTCGCCGGTGGCTGCGTCTGTTGCGATACCAAAGAAGATCTCTCGTGGGGCATTGCCCAGCTGGTGCGTGATCATGGATCAGATGTCTTGATTCTGGAATGTTCAGGGCTGGCCGACCCTGCTGAAGTGGTCGATGCGGTAACCGATGCATACACCGCGCGGTTGGCGGTTCTCGAACGGGTCATCGCGCTCTTGCATCCGGTCTCGACAGAAGAAAGCCACTCCAGCGCCTATGTGACGACACAAGCCATCCGGTGCGCCGACGAACTTATTCTGAATAAGCGAGACCTGTACGTCCCGGGTCACTGGGAGGGATTCCGTTCATCGATCATCGAGCAAAACCCCTATGCGCGGCTGTGGGAAACCTCCCACGCGCGACTCGATGCCGCTGCGTTATTGGCTCCACACTCCTCGATAAAGCCGACGGCTCCGACGAACGTGATGTTCGGGACGACGCGACCAACTTCCGTGCAACGGGCTGCCTACCATCCCATCGCGACCACCGTTCCGTTGCCAGGTCCGCTGAATCGCCGGCGTTTCTTGGCATGGATGAAGACGATCCCGAAACAACTGGAACGGGCAAAAGGATATTTCCGATTCGGTAAGGAACCGGAGCTGCAGGAATTCCAATACGCTTTACCAGGACAGTCTACGATTACACCGGTAACATTGTTGGATGAGCCCACGTCTGCGCTCGTGCTGATTGGTCGGGGATACGATGTCGATCGATTGCGAGGCGGCCTGTTAGCGACACTGGAGGAACCATCACCGCCGGAGTAA